Proteins from a genomic interval of Arvicola amphibius chromosome 17, mArvAmp1.2, whole genome shotgun sequence:
- the Cnpy2 gene encoding protein canopy homolog 2, with translation MKGWGWLALLSGVLLGTAWARRSQDLHCGACRALVDELEWEIARVDPKKTIQMGSFRINPDGSQSVVEVPYARSEAHLTELLEEVCDRMKEYGEQIDPSTHRKNYVRVVSRKGESSELDLQGIRIDADISGTLKFACETIVEEYEDELLEFFSRESDNVKDKLCSKRTDLCDHALQRSHDEL, from the exons ATGAAAGGCTGGGGTTGGCTGGCCCTACTTTCGGGGGTCCTGCTGGGAACTGCTTGGGCTCGAAGGAGCCAGGATCTACACTGTGGAG CTTGCAGGGCTCTGGTGGATGAATTAGAGTGGGAAATTGCCCGGGTGGACCCCAAGAAGACCATTCAGATGGGATCCTTCCGGATCAATCCAGACGGCAGCCAGTCAGTTGTAGAG GTACCTTATGCCCGCTCAGAGGCCCACCTCACAGAGTTGCTCGAGGAAGTGTGTGACCGCATGAAGGAGTATGGGGAACAGATTGACCCTTCCACCCACCGCAAGAACTACGTCCGTGTTGTGAGCCGGAAAGGAGAGTCCAGTGAGCTAGACTTACAGGGCATCCGAATCGATGCAGATATCAGCGGCACCCTCAAGTTTGCG TGTGAGACTATCGTGGAGGAGTATGAAGATGAACTTCTTGAATTCTTTTCCCGAGAGTCTGACAACGTTAAAGACAAACTTTGCAGTAAGCGAACAG ATCTTTGTGACCATGCACTGCAGAGATCTCATGACGAGCTATGA